In one Mauremys mutica isolate MM-2020 ecotype Southern chromosome 3, ASM2049712v1, whole genome shotgun sequence genomic region, the following are encoded:
- the DLL1 gene encoding delta-like protein 1 codes for MGGQSMLTLAILSVLLCHCQVRCSGVFELKLQEFVNKKGLLGNRNCCRAGSGGPGAGLQQCDCKTFFRVCLKHYQASVSPEPPCTYGSAITPVLGANSFSVPDSAGGAEPAFSNPIRFPFGFTWPGTFSLIIEALHTDSPDDLNTENPERLISRLATQRHLTVGEEWSQDLHSSGRTDLKYSYRFVCDEHYYGEGCSVFCRPRDDAFGHFTCGERGEKVCNPGWKGQYCTEPICLPGCDEQHGFCDKPGECKCRVGWQGRYCDECIRYPGCLHGTCQQPWQCNCQEGWGGLFCNQDLNYCTHHKPCKNGATCTNTGQGSYTCSCRPGYTGSNCEIEINECDANPCKNGGSCTDLENSYSCTCPPGFYGKNCELSAMTCADGPCFNGGRCTDNPDGGYSCRCPLGYSGFNCEKKIDYCSSNPCANGAQCVDLGNSYICQCQAGFTGRHCDDNVDDCASFPCLNGGTCQDGINDYSCTCPPGYNGKNCSAPVSKCEHNPCHNGATCHERNNRYVCECARGYGGLNCQFLLPEQPQGPVIVDFTEKYTEGQNAQFPWIAVCAGIILVLMLLLGCAAIVVCVRLKMQKRHHQPDACRSETETMNNLANCQREKDISISVIGATQIKNTNKKVDFHSDNSDKNGYKVRYPSVDYNLVHELKNEDSVKEEHSKCEAKCETYDSEAEEKSAVPLKSDTSERKRPESVYSTSKDTKYQSVYVISEEKDECIIATEV; via the exons GGGGCTGCTGGGGAACCGCAACTGCTGCCGCGCGGGGAGCGGCGGCCCCGGCGCCGGGCTGCAGCAGTGCGACTGCAAGACCTTCTTCCGCGTGTGCCTCAAGCACTATCAGGCCAGCGTATCCCCCGAGCCGCCCTGCACCTACGGCAGCGCCATCACCCCGGTGCTGGGAGCCAACTCCTTCAGCGTGCCCGACAGCGCCGGCGGCGCCGAGCCCGCCTTCAGCAACCCCATCCGCTTCCCCTTCGGCTTCACCTGGCCC GGCACTTTCTCTCTCATCATTGAAGCTCTTCATACAGATTCTCCCGATGACCTCAACACAG AGAACCCAGAGCGCCTTATCAGTCGGCTGGCCACACAGAGGCATTTGACAGTGGGGGAGGAGTGGTCCCAGGACCTGCACAGCAGTGGCCGCACCGATCTCAAGTACTCCTACCGCTTTGTGTGTGATGAACACTACTATGGAGAAGGCTGCTCTGTCTTCTGCCGGCCCAGGGATGATGCCTTTGGCCACTTCACTTGCGGAGAGCGTGGAGAGAAGGTCTGCAACCCAGGCTGGAAGGGCCAGTACTGCACCGAAC CAATTTGCTTGCCTGGATGTGATGAACAACATGGGTTTTGTGACAAACCTGGAGAATGCAA atgtAGGGTTGGGTGGCAAGGGCGTTATTGTGATGAGTGCATCCGATACCCAGGCTGCCTTCATGGTACCTGCCAACAACCGTGGCAATGCAACTGTCAGGAAGGCTGGGGTGGCCTTTTCTGTAACCAAG ATCTTAATTACTGTACCCATCATAAGCCTTGCAAGAATGGTGCCACTTGTACCAATACTGGCCAAGGAAGCTACACTTGTTCTTGCCGTCCTGGGTACACTGGTTCCAACTGTGAGATTGAAATCAACGAATGTGATGCCAACCCCTGCAAGAATGGTGGAAGCTGCACC GATCTTGAAAACAGCTATTCCTGTACCTGTCCACCTGGCTTCTATGGTAAAAACTGTGAGCTGAGTGCTATGACTTGCGCTGATGGCCCATGCTTCAATGGAGGGCGATGCACAGACAACCCTGATGGTGGATACAGCTGTCGCTGCCCATTGGGTTACTCTGGGTTTAACTGTGAAAAGAAAATTGATTATTGCAGCTCCAATCCTTGTGCTAATG GAGCCCAGTGTGTTGATCTTGGAAATTCCTACATATGCCAATGCCAGGCTGGTTTTACTGGAAGACACTGTGATGATAATGTGGATGACTGTGCCTCCTTTCCTTGTTTGAATGGTGGAACCTGCCAAGATGGAATTAATGACTATTCTTGCACCTGCCCCCCAGGATACAATGGAAAGAACTGTAGTGCTCCAGTCAGCAAATGTGAACACAACCCTTGTCATAATGGGGCTACTTGCCATGAAAGAAACAACCGTTATGTGTGTGAGTGTGCTCGGGGATATGGTGGACTCAATTGCCAGTTTTTGCTCCCTGAACAGCCTCAGGGACCTGTAATTGTTGACTTCACTGAGAAGTACACTGAAGGTCAGAATGCACAGTTTCCTTGGATTGCAGTATGTGCTGGGATTATTCTGGTCCTGATGCTATTGCTGGGGTGCGCTGCTATTGTTGTCTGTGTCAGACTCAAAATGCAAAAGAGGCACCATCAGCCTGATGCATGCAGGAGTGAAACAGAGACCATGAACAACTTGGCCAACTGCCAACGTGAAAAGGACATTTCAATAAGTGTCATTGGTGCCACTCAGATTAAAAACACAAATAAGAAAGTAGACTTTCACAGTGATAACTCTGATAAAAATGGCTACAAAGTTAGATACCCATCAGTGGATTACAATTTGGTGCATGAACTTAAGAATGAGGACTCTGTTAAAGAGGAACACAGCAAATGTGAAGCCAAGTGTGAAACATACGATTCAGAGGCAGAGGAGAAAAGTGCAGTACCACTAAAGAG TGATACTTCTGAAAGAAAACGACCAGAATCAGTATATTCCACTTCAAAGGACACAAAGTACCAGTCGGTGTATGTCATATCAGAAGAGAAAGATGAATGCATCATAGCAACTGAG GTGTAA